The following DNA comes from Bombus terrestris chromosome 2, iyBomTerr1.2, whole genome shotgun sequence.
CGTGGGCTCTAAGGACGAGCCACCATCCTATTTTTAAATCGACCCTATGACTGTTCGTTGATATTCGTTCGTCGTGGAAGTTTGCCAAGCTACGAAGGTGCTATAGTTGAGATCTCGATGACTGCAGGTTTAGTCGGAACGGTTCGGGGAACAGTTCTTGGTAAACACTTTAACGATAAAGCCACGAATCCTTCGCTCTCTGCAAGAGGTTCGCAAACGTTAGTAATAGCAATATGTATGCAGTAAAGTAAGCATTTGGACGAGATCAGTAACGTTCATGAAACTATCGCTTCCTCAGTTTGTATGATTTGCGCAGCTATGGCttcaaaaattattacaagtCGTCATACTTAATTAAAAAGTGTGACAATGAAAAGAGAAGAGATTTAACAAGTTTTAAATCTAGCAAATCTTCATATTAgattttgataaatttgaatTGTTCAAAAATTATAGTCGAAGGACAGAAAGTAACACTGAActttttatttgaacatttgatcaaaaaataaatgagaaaagATAAGCAAACTATCTATCGGATATTCacttataacaataaataataagattatCATTGAGATTTTGATTTCAGAACATGGTTCATTACATTGTTTAACATGTATCTAATTTCTAATCTTCAAACCTTCAGTAGGTGATTCCTGTAGACTTTTGCGAGCTAAACACGAATCTACAAACCGGTTTTTCCTAAACCCTACAGGTTTaggaaaaatcaattttaagaAGAATTGCATATCATAGTAACATTATCGAGTTGCGATTGAAACGAAAAAATTCTGTGACCTCTCCTGAATAAAATGATATGTACTGTTATTGCATTATAAACATTTATAGGTGTTTAAATGCACcgttttttatttacatttttcaatttattccaaAAGCTAAAGGTCTGgaagaaaatgtaatattagTACGCGATAGAACAGATTTATGCTAAGGAAAGAATTAAGAAAAGTATTAAGAAAAGCTAGAAAATCAGCATTTTGATTTAAATGCAAAAGcgaaacgtaataccatatttgGCAGAATACAGGGCGGCGACAGTGGTACTCAATGTTGACGGATGCTTTACCTTCCGTTCGGCATACCGGAACCGTTAAATGCGCGCGGTCGTTAGTCGCCGGCATTGAGTACCATTGCCGCAGCCACGTGTTTTGCCAAACTTCTTTGTTTTTTCATTGGAATCAAAAGATGACTTTCTAGTTTTTCTTTATGCTTTCCTTAGCAGAAATGTCTGTTCTATCGCGTAATAATGTTAGATTTTCTCCTGGTCCtttagttttttaaataaatcggaAAATGTAAGCAAAAAGTGGTGCGTTCTAGGTGTCTTTCGCCTTGATCATcgtttaaacatatttaaatatttagaatgcAGTAACAGTACATATCATTTTATTCAGGAGAGTCCACAGAATTTTGTCGTCTCAACCGCAACTCGATATTTGTTACTGTAAAAAGCACAAAACATCTTGAACAAgttgaaaatttgcaattttttcaaacCTGATTTTTTTCAATAACTGTAGCTTCTGGGAAAGAAACGGTTTGCAGATTCGTGTTTAGCTCAAAAGTTTACAAGATTCATCTACTGAAGGTTGCGTCATCGgaaaaaagttaaaatttctTAAACAGTGTTATGGAATTAACACTAATGCTACTAATTAATATCAAATCCTTTTATAATAGCATAACAGTAACAAATTTGGTAATAAAACACAAattggaattttataaattgcagATAAGTTAGCTGTCTACTGTATTTGACGTGTATTTGTAAAGTTATAAAAACTGTCAAACAATTCACAAAAATATACGCAAGTCtgtaacttataattatttgtCAATTCAATTCGTATGGTAGAAATATTAGATTTATTTGTACCGTAAGATTAGATATGGAAATTACATCTACTAAGCTGTGTatactatacatacatatgtatgtttcATAGATATATACTTGTAaccctttcttttttaacataaattttaatgttCATTCTCGGCACGATTTATGGATGGTAACCAGGCATGTGCCGCCTTTAATCGTTGTATCGTGAAAACGGATTCTagatactatatactatatattatacgctatgaaaggaatataaaatgaaatttttttctaCTTGAACTTGGTTAATTACCAATTGGATACGTATGAACGATCAATAGGATGTTATTGTAGATGCAAAATTAAGTACAAAATTGAGAATAACATTTTTCCGTTTAAGGTttcattttcatgaaaatagaGTTTAGTTAAGAATCGGCCTGAATATACCACACGTATGATACATTTTCAagtttatttttctcgaaaacaaagcttcTTGCGAACAAGTTTTATCGtacattttcgacttacttTCACACATAGAATGACCTCCTGTCGATTATTTAGTTCTATCCAGGCCGGAATTTGTCACGTTCAATTATACCtgatgaattttcaaacttgattttttcgaaaacaaagccCCGAACGAACAAATTTTACTGTATACTTCTCTCTTATCTTTTCACAAAGAACCATCTCTCATCCGCTTGACGTATTTTTGGGTCGCCTGTATGTAActtgtacatatattattatacatacctacatatgtattatacatatgtattaaacAGTGTCGATTATTTTCACCATATCACTATATAAATTAAATGGTTGTAGGTTCGATAAACGCACATGCTctactattattttatcgacatgcagtatatttaatttttttttatatttttgtagaaatGATATTCCTATAAATCGTAACATATATTTGTTCAATCGTGTTCAATCCTTATATCCCTCAATCATTCTGTTTACGCACTTAAGTTATTATATTGTCACAAGTGCATCAGTACGTCAATTACCATTGTTTCAGTATCTACATCTACACTATCACATCTCTATCAGTAAAGTGTAAACGAAATTcaattatctttaataaataataattatgtacaCGGGTGAATTAACAACTAACAATATTataagtacatatatgtatgtatataacaatcagtaataacaataagtactaattaatataattcataCGGTTTCCTATTGCATTATTGCTCGGATGCTTAACAACAACAGTCTGTGTATATGTAAATGGTTGTATAATGGTTGTATAATCTTAATGCCGCTACCTTAAAAGGGTTAATTGCAGAAAGACATTGCGGTCGTATCCAACTTTTAATTCTGCGAtcttattttaactttaaaCTTGACGAATTGACaagtatatagtatagtatagtatattatatacttacatagtatatagtatactatatactaagtatagttatttccttgAGTAGGTAACGTAATTGTTTGCTTTAGTATCAGTATCTATCACAGATGCATCAATGGTGCATATACCGTAGGATGCGTCAACGTTCGCAAACATTTGCGAGCGTAGTGTTCAGTGCTCGTGGTCATGCGCGTCACGTTAATCTACCGGTATTCGCCGGTATTCTTCCACGATGCGTCGTGTCGCGTTGCGTCAGATAGAGACGCGGTTTTGTAGTAGCAATAATAGCGGTACTTACCACATCCTTCTAGTCGATCGTGTAATCAGCCTCAGATAAAAGCATATTATTCcctattttcgatttatttttgcatAAGATACTATCACTGTctatatgcatacatacatatatatatatatatatgtatacgataCCTACACTGTGCAGATTGTAAATATGATATTTGTATTTACATGTTAAAATctattaattctaaaaatatgtTCGCAACATTTCGTTTCCGACTTTTAATCACAGAGTCAATAGTGATGTTTCTTATTTatcaaaaagaatataaaatatttacataaaacaattaattatcgATCGTTCGTAACAACATAAGTACGAAGTAAATACGAAGCAACGGAAGTAATCATTCGTTAAAATGTTAAATCTATTCGTGTATCCTGCGCTAAGATGATTTACTGTTAGCTGATTACAAACGGCGACTACAAAGTGCGCCAGCTATTTAAAAGGAGTATTTAGGCATCGATCGTTTAAAATTTAACGTTTAATGTTTATCGCAATGTTGTAGATGTGTTTGAAACTTTGATAGCGACCTTGGAAGCTACAAGAAAATTTGTTCGCGTTGAAATGATTTGAATATCTTTTGTATAATGATCGTCTGTTAAAAAGCTAACATAACGAAATGTTATAATATGACATATATGGTTATATGTATAATGGAATAACATTATTGCCTAGTAcctattatatatgtgtataatgaAGTAAATACTCAGAAGAAGTAATAAAGTTTTAAAATTTCGGATTATTCTCATATGTGTTATGAGTTATTACAATTTATAGAGATACACGAAAACATATTATCGCAATGAACAATAATTACACAAAAATATGGCTATAGGTTACTGTAGGTGACTATAAATGACTATAAATAAATGACAAAATAATGTATTGTAGTACATATGTAATTAGctaaaaaatgaaagtaatatCCATGCGCTCATGTTTAGCTTTCTGTTGCAGGTGATATTAAAGAACATGCGTCACTTTCGCCGAGTCGTGATTGACGAGAAAAGGGGCAACTTGTAAAAACAAGTAAGTAAGTACGTTAGCTAAATTAATGAAGAACGCAGAACCGGCGGCAATACACGATTTCTCAATATGTATGGAAACTTTACTCGAAACCTGTCCATATACGCCGAGAATGAAGCCAGCCAGAATAATCTGAGTTTATCGATCGACTCTTAGTTGCCAACTTGGCAACGGCAAACTCCCGGAATTACGAATGAAATGTTCTACATAGTGAAACAGTTGGCAAATCAGGCCTGCTTTTCATACCTTTGCAAGGCCCTTGCCATATACCTCTCATATGGTATACGGAATTCCGTCTTCCTTCCCGGATGTTTTGTATTTAGTATCTAATTTTCTCTGAAAACGATTAATTACGATCAACATTATATTATGGCATATTATTACTATGCgaataatattgaattattcgtttttaattagtatgttatttaattaagaaCGCGTACTGGCTGAAAGTGTCACTTATACAAATaaaggaatatgtatatatattatattatagcatTATAGAAACACGTGAGGGCGAGCGATAGAGAACAGAGAAAAGTACCTCCATTGCCCTTGTGTTGCTTTGCGGGACTTTCCAACGCactatacataatatgtatgaGGATTGCGCTAGTATAGCGATCCAAACACGTTTCTGAATATCATAtacaatattgaaaatatacatacatacatacatatatatatatatattgtacagtACACACAGAACCACAATCGAATCGTCTCGTTTGTGCAGGCAGTTCTTCGCTGTTGAGCGTTGAGTCACACAGACGAGCGTTAATTGCACTTAAGACTATACGATAAAGCTGGACGGAAATGCTCGATACCTTTTACCACGAATCCCGAGCCAAGCTTGAACGCGATCATTGCCATTATACCGTTGTACAATATCGGCAATTTGTTTGCGCGCTCTCTCGTAATCCGTGCAACGGAAATTTAAGTCTGTTACATTTACGCGAAGCTCCTATATAGTTCCATGCAAACGAACAACGCTTCGAAATCGTTCTACTTGTAATTGTGATAAGACTGTGACAATTAGTATGTAAGCTTTGAAAATCCTTGACGATCtaaattacataatttcatTCGACTAATTCGTAAagtaatttacaaatatttatgtcAGTTAATTGAATTAGTACACGCTATTATTCTAAGACTTTTAGTTTCTCATTTTTTGtcttttatattgaaattatgaAATCAAATGTTTCCCGCATAAATTGCTTTCATACATACATTTCTTTTCATAAGTTTGAAATTGATCTTTTTAGAATCTTCAATGTACATTTTAAATCATTTCAATTGTAATCGCGGTTATTCAAAAACAAACGAGGAATAATGTGTAGAGTGCAGGGAACAACGTCCATTGCGTTCAAAGCTGCACGATTTATGTATGTATGCGTATATGATTCTGGCTTCCAGAACACCCTTCCATCAGTGGTTCCCAGTAAGTTATTGGACATTTGCATAAAATTTGGAATGAACATTTCAtagttttcatattttattccatatattttgttctttttcaaaataataagcGGCAGAAATTACGCGATTCTAAATGGTATTTTTagatttcgatatttataagaaaaaatttCGTTACGTTACGTTAATATTTTGATATGTTGTAAACTCGAAAGACTGAGAGTTACTGATCCAAGTCGTAGAAACGCTATTGATAGAATTTGTGGAAACAGGGCAGTTGAGAAGAATTGAAAGGGTTACAAGAGTAGGCAGGCAAGGTTTTTTTGGTATAAAGGTTGCGTACGGTTGTCGGCATCGGACTTGTAGTCGCTGTTATTAAACGAAGAACAGACAGACTCGTCACAGAGCTACATTTTATAATGTGTGACACGCATTTCTAAACCGATGCGACGGGACTGGTTTAATGTTCGATCGATCGGCTCGGTCTAAGTAGCTAAACAGTACGGGGTCGGTAATGCTTATTGTAAGATCATGGATAGTGAATCACCCTCGACCATCAGGCATATACCTACGTACGTTCTTTAGGTATGCTTTTATCAAGCTTGCTCAGGGAGGGAACTAATCCACCGATGCCGACGGTAAAACGAAATGGACAGGGGAAATTGTGAGAAAATCGATACAGTACACTGCGTTTTTTGATTCAATGAAatacgatatacatacataagtgaatttttcgaatttcgagcaaagaaagaaatataatataatattatatatatgtatataaatgtgactatatgtatttttataattctagCTTATAATCGTAGGCCCTTTTTGTGTCACTGCATAGAAACAGGAAAATGTCACTTTTTCTGCTATTATCCAATATTCACTCTTTACTTTCAATATTCAATACTTTACTTTCAATACTTTGTCATATTCtgtcttctttcctttttcaaatGTTTTAATCTTTATCATGAAAGTCGTAAAACTCGATCAATACCTCAAATACCTCGATAAACACCACctcaaaatgttttaaaatagaGACGACTAGCTAACTTTCTCCTTAGGTCAAAAATGCATATTTTTGCTTccagaaattgaaataatatatgtattgaCTGATATCTGactgatataaaatatatattttgcacCGAGTACATATTCCGAACAGAAAATAATGCTATATTTGTCATCTTTCGTAATTCTTCGTTCACTTTTTTAAACTGTTGTTTTTATTGATCCTATGAAATGtatcattcaatttttaaaaagcggaagcaaaataaaacagaaaaatagaattcagtaaaaataaaaaggaaaaatagaaataaaaaaatgtatcgtctTTTGATTTGAATATAATTAGCGTCACATTGATATTGataaaggaggaaaagaaagataacCTAATCCCAACCAagtaaaatgaaagaagaacagAAATGTAggattatgtaatataatgtaatattagtTAATATTAGAATATCCGTACATATGTATTATGATATCCATTTACTTAACTTAACAGTGGAAGAATAATAGGTATAATAAGGCTCACCCTTTTTTCCTGATGATTTGCATTAGtaatacagtttataaatatgtaGTAACTATCAAATAGCTTTAAAgtaatctatatatattttatagttaGGTACAAGTATCTTATCGAATCGATTTTCTTTTTGACATATTTTGATACAATAATTTTAGACAAAAAACGTGCTTGAATAATTCTGcaagaatttattattaacgtGGTACGTGATATATCTTgcagttttatatatataatgaaaaacTCATACTCGACACATATTCGTGCTTCTTGAAAGGTATAGTTATCAGCGCGAATccaatatacgtataatatatacatttttacattacatCATCAAATGTAAGACTGAATATATTCAAGGACTTTGGAGCAATGAAAACATTATTAACATGTACTACCGTAATATTTATTACGTGTTACATGTTACAATATATTAGGCTACTGCAAAAATCAATGCCTTGTTTCGAAATCTGCAATAAGGGTAAAGATACCTTATAAATATAAggaaaagtataatattattttagaaatctgctataattttactttaacttttaaaagagtatatatatgtaattgcatgttattttacaatatataccTACATAATACATTTTGTCAAACCATATTTTAAATGATCTAATATTTACTTAGATCTGAtctcatatttacatattatatcataaatcaAGCCGGTTTCAAGTAGGTGACaaacatttgaaacattttacaaTATCTTATAATATGTAGTTTGTATCGAATAGgttacatttattaaatattatattataatgtatagtattaatatataatatcatataagatatatataatataatatataatgttatgttaTGTCTAgacatattataaaatttatgtatattatttaaccCTTTTAGTACCAATGAGGATATATCGTTGCGTATGAGCGCTTACTACTCGCATCGTCAGAGCACTTTAtctcaaaataaatttataaaacgttgtaaatctttgaatttttctgcAGAAGCCCTGTGCGAGATGTTTCgcaaattgaaaaaattgtttatggGTTTAACTTTTTGTTACATTTCGCGATGGTTGATACCGACACTGCGTATACGCTAATGCCATAAGATAAAAGTTCGACACGGGAGATTTGCTTGAGATCGTAATCACAGGTTTTAGATAACACTGTTTGTAACAGAATATCTCCTTATGTTTCACAAAATAATCTTACATCAACAGGacgagaataaaatttttgatGGACCTGTGCGAAGATCGTGCACAATTTGTAATCTGTGTAATAAAGGATTACAGgatgtatatattaataaattatttgtgtgactaataataagtaaataataccTATTcactataataatattaactataaatgtttataataatattagaatgTTATCTCAGTGATGTCATACTAGCTACACTAATCACTTGTTTTGGAGTAAGTAATCCTCTTGACGCTCGTTGCGCGTCATGGGATTATCATTTAGTTTTCTGTTTTGatattagaaattttgttacaaataatTGAGAATGTAGTATTTATGCTTTATACTACGTGTTCCACATCAAACTATGACTAATCGATGGTTTTTCTTAATTGcaaatattgtttataaaagaaaattgataGTTTCATTTTACCTAATGATTTTGAATAAGTATTACTAGTATGATTTTCAACACATTTTGACCAACCAATTCAAATACAATTGGTATTAATTTATTCTCctttatttcgtaatatgttccttttttaattttgaaaatattattcttacttttttttaatgatttttcctCAAACCTTATCAAATCGTAGCAATTGATTCGGTAGTTTTGGCTTAAGTACAATTCTTTTGGTCGCCACTAAAAAGGTTAACATAACGTTTAAACAGTTTGTTAAATCGTTTATTTTtcagtaataatgtataattaatCTACACTagaaaatactaatatttctttaatatttcttatttcttagatcgtatattagtatatttatatgcgtATCCGTAactgaaattttagaaaaatgttgTGACGACAGAAAATTATCAATTGCAAACTTGATGTAGGTAGTGTATAtagtatacagtatacataAACCAATTGAGAACCTTTATTCGCGCAGACGATCCGTATTCGGGACGCAGCTGCAAACATTTGCGCAGCCAAAACCGCGCAGATTGCGGTCACGTGACCGACAGTTATGGTGGGAATCGGAACGACCCAATTAGAGTGCGGCTACAATCCCCACTCTAGATTGCGCGAACAAAGAGACAAAGCTACTTCGTTCGCGTCGACGGTCGCTGCCACTAGAAAGTCGTTGGCAATTGGTGGGTGCGGTTGTTGTGTGAGTCGCAAAAAGTGTGTCGATTGAGTTTCGCGAGAAAGTTTTGCCCGGTTACAAGGTGCACTAAGTGAAGCGTAGAAGAAAAGAAGGTTATTGTTGCTGCATTCTTTGAATTTTACGTTTCATCGTTTTAACGAATCTCTGTGGTATCTCAGAGATCGATTGGGAGAAACGAGTTGGAACGCGTTTACGATCGAAAAAGTTACGATCGTCACGACATCTCTGATTTACGACAGATTAATTTCGTCGCTTTTGGGAGACCATCCcaacgaaatttgaaaattctaaaacaGAAGATACGCGCGACTATCGCCGAGACTTTTAAGATTGAAACAAATTGTGTCATATCTTAGTCAATATTTGCAAAAGAACAATCGAAAAGCGCTCAATATTTCTTTTCGCGCTGGAGCGTCGGCGAACGAATACTAAACGCGATCGTGCGACGTGGCGGCGACGCCATTTTGTGAAGACTCCTGTGTGCGAACCGCGAGCAACAACGGCCTCTCTCGAGCCGTGACCTCTCGAATCACGGAAGGAATAGTGCTTTCTTTTGATCGCGTCGTCTCACGTCTCTATTGGGGGAAAAAACAACGGAAgaagtggaagaagaagaagagtggTACTGTACTATCAGCAAAATTCTATCATAGACCGTTCGTCCTGGGTCGCATTGCATACCAACCATGAGACTGGAAATTGTGTCAGCGGCGGATTTTTTGGTGCATCTACTGCGTCTTCAGACAGGTCAACTGTCTGAACGTCAGCTGGAGATGTTCAAGTCCTCTTTGACGGAGGTTTTGCGTCATCGTTACAGGGATCACTGGTTCCCAGATCGACCAAATCGTGGTTCCGGTTACCGTTGCATACGTATCAACGGTAAAATGGATCCAGTCATTGCACAGGCAGGTGCTAACGTCGGTTTACTGCCAACGGTATtgcatagcttgtttccaagcGAGCTCACCATGTGGATCGATCCATCGGAAGTATCCTACAGAATCGGTGAAAACGGATCCATTTGTGTTTTATACGAACGTACAGAACCTGAACCGGAAGAGTCTCaacatcagcaccaacaccagcATCAACACcatcagcagcaacagcaacaacagcagcagcaattCGAAAGTTGCAAGGATTCGTTGTTATTGGAGCATTCGCAATTTAGCGAGCAGATCGCCGCGTTCGTTTCCAGTTGAAGCGTTTTTCTACATAAATTCATCGATGCAACAACACTAGCATCTTGTTTCGTTTTCACTGGACGTGCATCACGCTCTCGGATTGATCAAAGCACATGGGTTTTATGATATGTGATGGCGTTCCTCCGGTCGGGTGAATGTTTTACTCGTGCACACGAACGCGCAATTTTACTCTGTCTATAAGTCGAGTTTCAAAGGAAATGAAGTGTGCACTGTTCTATCTAAATAAGGACAACAAACGTGTAAAAAAAGTGTTTAACCGTTTTTTTTTTGCTAAAGCTGATTTAACCGAAAAAATTCGTCCAATACGTATCGTTCGACGAGCTTTTGTCGGAGTCCCAACGATCGTTATCACGACCGACTCTAGTCCAACCgtacacatacatatgtgtCATCCTGAATTTTTGTCAACCAtacgaaagaggaagagaggatATTCATGGCAAGAAGAGCACCATCATCGTTTGAATATTCGAGGAGAATATTGCGCGTTCGCGTAACGACGATGTCTAACTAGTAGACCAGCGGTCCTCTTACGTTTTGGCGTATTTCACGAGAAGATCCAGTTTTTTCAGCTCTTTCTGTTGAAAATACCGACTGCTAGCGAGATCGCGCCCGCAAAtgtgagaaaataatatatggGCGAGCTCCGCTCCGAGGGTCTCTCTCAGACCGACAAATTGATCTCAGCTCACCTCCCGCGTACTTCCGTTTATCTCGAAAAGAAGTTACGTCTGGAGTGGGGGAACAACGAACCAGTCTGTGGCCCTCTCTCTGTTCTCGTGAGAGGAAAAGCGAAACAAGCTTCTCTCCCCTCTCCCCCCCTCTCTTGGAAAGGATTCAACAATGTGTTTTTATCGTCGCAAATCTCTTTTCTTCCACGAACGTTTTTTATCTATCAATCTAATTGATTATTCCGAACCCTCTCGTGTTCCGATGTTCTTGGTATGCTTTCCCTCCGCTGATGAAGGTCGAAGGACGAACATCGAGGACGAAGATGAAAAAAGAAGCAATTGGTTTTCCAGTGGAAAATTGACGAATAACATATATACTGCATTCTCTCTTCTATCCGCATGGTCAACACGCTGGTTGAGCTTCAAggactttttcttttctctctaacCTCGCACGGTCAATGCAAATTACCACCGAGTCACACACATACGAGTATACCAAACACATACCAAGAAAAACCAACATAAATATGTTTCCGTCGCCACTTTGTCCAACATACAGAAGAGACCTGTTACTATAAATGATTATCGATCTGTGTCGACctttccattttcttctttg
Coding sequences within:
- the LOC100648380 gene encoding protein BTG2, which produces MRLEIVSAADFLVHLLRLQTGQLSERQLEMFKSSLTEVLRHRYRDHWFPDRPNRGSGYRCIRINGKMDPVIAQAGANVGLLPTVLHSLFPSELTMWIDPSEVSYRIGENGSICVLYERTEPEPEESQHQHQHQHQHHQQQQQQQQQQFESCKDSLLLEHSQFSEQIAAFVSS